Below is a genomic region from Asterias amurensis chromosome 4, ASM3211899v1.
cgTGGAACAGGCTATCATATCAGGACCATGGAAGAAACCATGGtcctgaggctggttccaaTGTTCGACCAGCCTGGGctcgagtcaaaatggtcaacctttagttaaccatggccGTGTATACTCAAACTTGCTTCATTGTCTCGatgctggttccaaatggtcaaccacagtagtcaaccaatgttCGACCAGCCTGGGctcgagtcaaaatggtcaacctttagttaaccatggccGTGTATACTCAAACTTGCTCCATGgtctcgaggctggttccaaatggtcaaccacagtagtcaaccaatgttCAACCAGCCTGGGctcgagtcaaaatggtcaacctttagttaaccatggggGTGtacactcaaacttgctccatggtctcgaggctggttccaaatggtcaaccacagtagtcaaccaatgttCAACCAGCCTGGGctcgagtcaaaatggtcaacctttagttaaccatggcgGTGtacactcaaacttgctccatggtctcgaggctggttccaaatggtcaaccacagtagtcaaccaatgttCGACCAGCCTGGGctcgagtcaaaatggtcaacctttagttaaccatggcgGTGtacactcaaacttgctccatggtctcgaggctggttccaaatggtcaaccacagtagtcaaccaatgttCGACCAATGTTCGGCCTatggtgcgttccactcgcgcaaacgatcgcaactgttcgcgcaaacgGTTTTTATCTTTTGAAGGATTGGTGCTCATTAagcgatgtcaatatggcggctCCCTGAAATGAAGATTGCACGCACCATACCTAGTATTTTTTTGAACTTAGTATTTCCTGTATGTAGTCCTCTTTTCTACATCATTTCttcaactaattaactttgttgCTTTAAATCTTCATATAAATCACCGAAAATACAAtgaaattatgtttgtgacaaagaaataataccatATGCTTGTCCGACACACAACTCGTttcacttgaaattgttggcgaacgtgcgtAACTGTTGGCAACAATTGCGTGAATGGAACGCACCCcagggttcgagtcaaaatagtcaacctttagttaacgtTGTGCACTCTCGAACTTGCCCTAGGGCTTTGACTACGGCTCGATTGCCATATCATCATGCACTGAGGTATAGAATGACCTAAGCAAAATCCTTAGCAACAATCAGTCGTAGCTGTAGACACCAATTAGAAAATTGCtcacatattattttatttattttgttttataaatctaTACCAAATGTACTGCATTTGCTcattttttgtatacatgtaatcCTTGGAAATTACCAAATATTTGTTGAATAGAATCTAGAGGTGTGGACAAGTCATTATTGGTCCCACATGGTGAAATGGTTGAGTTGTGGCGGTACTCTCGCAAGATCACTGCTCTCACGCAAACTGCTGGTTGCCCGACTTCGACTCCCTGTTGAATGGGATCGTAGTCGCGAGAGCAGTATTCTCGCGACAAAACCGCGGGGAGAGTCGGAATGCTATCTTCGCGACAGGCATTTAGCAACTTGTCCAGAAGTCTAAATAGAATCGTGTTATACAAGCAATGATAATACATATATATTTTTAGTAGTAGATAAATAATTGCAGCTCAGTGTTTGGCAGACAATTTATAACGAAATATGGCATATTGTTCCATTTAATATTCATGTTACTAATCATTCAACAGTACTActaatatattttattgatgacaaatggttttttattttatttgcacTAACACAATTATTGATTGCTTATAATAATGAATAGTCTTTctattgttttttaatattgtattaTATGAAGTATATTGTACACAGATTAATTTAGCTTTAGCTGTTTTGGTGTAACAAACGAATTGTATGTCAacttggtccaatttcatatagctgcttataAGCTCTAAAattagctaagcataacaaaatcacGCCTcccagaataagtttaccagccGAACTACCGTGCACtagtacaatttgtgacaagCATCCTGCTCaactctgcttagcagaaaagtgttaagcaatattgtttgcttaagcagctttatgacattgggccctggtgtgttTAAGGTGTCTGATAATAACTAATGTAAGAGGGAAAGCAGCCATTGAAAAGCGGTGTACTGATCAAGAAAGACTCTACAATACTCGACACACAGAAACATTGTAAAAAGCAattttatcttaaaggcagtggacactattgataatcactcaaaataattattagcataaaacctcacttggtaacaagtaatggggagctgttgatagtaccttgtgagaaacagctccttccgaagtaatttagttttcgagaaagaagtaattttccacgaatttgattttgagacctcataattagattttgaggtatcaaaatcaagcatctgaaatcacacaactttgtgttacaagggtgttttttatttcattcatatcttgcaactttgacgaccaattggctcaaatttttacatgtctgttattttatgcatttattgagattacaccaagtgggaagactggtctttgacaattaccaatagtgtccagtgtctttaagaaaataTATGTAAAAGGCATTGCGTTAAAAAGTAATAAGGATAAACTTTAAAACTTGTATACTTATTGTTatacccaatttcatggctctgcttacagtaaaGGCTTGCGGAAGCATGGAATTCTGTGCTAACGTCAAGCGGATTTCACAGggtagcagggaattttggcacGTGTGTGTGCGTATTCCGTGTGgttaggcattctttgcttacacagcgaGCGCATAAATTTGGTGCTTGCACAGtaaaggctgagtcacactgcatcGATAACGAAACAatcacaacgcaaagagaacacacTCTGTTGGTTGAGTTGCTCCCACAGAATATgtccacgctcattcaaccaattgagggtgtgcatttttgacgcttttgattttgttctcgttattgaggcctgtgtgaccgggcctttaaatGTGAATGGTGATCCTAAACGCAGAATTCAAAGacaagcaaagccatgaaagtTGGCCCTGTTGGTGTTTTGGCTTATGTGTTTTGTTGTGAGGCATAATTACATTGTGTAGCTCttcccccggtacgttcgaatagctttgacgtcattccaggggctcaccggggtcagccccaagtgccctgcttgtggattgggtcacttgggggtgacccgaggtgcatgcttttaccacgagagggcgagtgtgatcgttcgattagctcttgtcaggggctcacccgagtgagcaccttggggtcaacccagggaagctaatcgaacgtctttgacgtcattccaggggctcacccaggtcagccccaagtgccctgcttgtggattgggtcacttgaGGGTGACCCGAAGTGCATGCTTTtaccacaagagggcgagtgtgatcgttcgattagctcttgtcaggggctcacccgagtgagcaccgtggggtcgacccagggaagctaatcgaacgtctttgacgtcattccaggggctcacccaggtcagccccaagtgccctgcttgtggattgggtcacttgagggtgacccgaggtgcatgctttaaccacaagagggcgagtgtgatcgttcgattagctcttgtcaggggctcacccgagtgagcaccatggggtcgacccagggaagctaatcgaaagTCTTTGTtgcattccaggggctcacccaggtcagccccaagtgccctgcttgtggattgggtcacttgagggtgacccgaggtgcatgcttttaccacaagagggcgagaatgatcgttcgattagctcttgtcaggggctcacccgagcgaGCACCGTGGGGTCAACCCAGgcaagctaatcgaacgcacccattgttttattttgtctcCCCACATGTTTGTATTATATCATTGAGCGTTTTTCAAGAGAAACATTTGTAATATTATCAttatattgattttgttttgtcagcaCTTAACACCTCCAGTAAGTCGTGCCTTATTATATTCAATTAAtgattgtttttataatgttatTACCTTAATTTTAACATCTAAGgaaaaacttttaaattaagTCTAAATGcctgctatataagaagccattattattattaaacacccacaatttaaTGTTTCTCAACAATTAATTAAAGCAAACTTTAATTGTAAAACTGGACAAgcttttatcattttgtttaatAGTCGCAGAGtagtttttaacaaaacataataCAGACACAAAGCATTGTGGAGATTTTAAACAGCATTGTTGCTTTCAAATACCATAAAATTCCATGTGAGCACATGCTTTTTTGTCACATTCTGCCAAATTGTTTTTAGATGTAAAGGTACTGTTTTAACAACAatatcaaaaatatatatttatagatTATGTAAACAACAtaactttcaatcaaaatgatggaaaacaaacaaaaccaaatagtgtaaattttggtttttacccatacatcgatgtgtattagctttgtatactcagcactttcccgagtcctgtgaaaaatatccgggtgggattcgaacccacgacccctgcaattctagaacagtgttTGAGgtttgcccggtagctagaggcagtttgaatcctatgttttggcagtacacgtcggtgtatgggtaaaaaccaaagcgAATATccattatccccgatgcaaatttaacatgtatTATAAAAACCAAATAGGTTATCATAGCTTAAGTTTTGATTATGAGAGTTGATAACATTATTTATTATCATGTTCTTGAAGTAAAACAAGAGTGCGATATGTTATAAATGATGATCATGTTCTTTAAGAGTAAGAGAGCGCTTTTTAATGTTACAGTGGAAATTTGCATAAAGGTTGAATAATAAAATAAGAGGCTAGCTGCATTTTTATATAAGAATTATAAAGTATGTGTATGTGTATGTAactttattttgtatgttttgcAACCCTTTGAAATGTACTTGGATTGGAATATCATCACTGTTAATTTTTATCCTAAATTGATTTGAGAAATCTAACATGTTAAAAAGAAGACCTGTTCAGCCAATACTTCATCTACACCACTCAAATTTAAGTCAAAATGGGTCATAGAATTGTGGGTCCAAATATTGCCATTCGAGCCTGTGTGGTACAATTTATCTAGATTTATTTTGAGATAACCTGTAATATGTATTTTCCCAAAAGAAAGCCtgtcagaccatggaggaataaatttattcctccatggtcagacgGAGACACAAAACTGTCACTAAGTTTGTGTATATTATTTGAACAATtgcaaaaaacatttacaagaaCAGCAAACAGCAGTCGATAAGTTGTCAGACACTTAATATTTTGTGCAGATCACAACACGCGTACACCTGTTGACAAAAGCCACGCTTTATGCAAATTCTTAAACTTTTGGTCATCAGCACTTTCCTCATGGGGGTGTTTGTCCTCCGTTTATTTTATTATCTTCTGTGTGAAGGTCCTTTTAgatgtatttttgttatttttatgacaatttcttattaacaaaaaaatagtcGGTTTTGATTAGTAAAAtctaaaagaaacaataaaacgGAAATTAGTTATTTGGGGAAACTAAACACCTAGGATTCATCACACACCCCTGCAGCGTAATGCAATCGTCCAAGAAGACACGTGGGTTGGGGCCCGGGGGGAGGGTCACTGAGCAGACGACATTTGCCGATATTTACCTGTATTTGGCACGCTCATGGATTTTTACCTCGTTTCCTTTGGGAAAATGGACGATTTGGACCACAGTTTCCTTTGAATTATGTCGAAATGGAGGATTGTGAACACTCAAGAAGGGATATATTTATGTGGTAAGTGTTTGACGTCTATTTTTATGTCTCTTTAGACACTGAAAAGGGGGGGAAATAACATTGCATTATTGACACCGGGAAATCACACTCGGCTCCAAGTTGGCAAGCTTGCTTGTATTTTTGTCacaagtgtttaaaaaaacaaaccactgGTACTATTTTGTTGTTAGAACGTACGTTATGTATGGGGGTTTTATTAGAAGGGATTTTTTATGTGGCAGTGGTAAGGGTTTGGCAATTATTTTGTATGGTATTTTTAGATACCGAAATAAGAAAAACACTTTGCATTGCCAATAAATTGATGTCCATAAAAATTTCACTCGGCTCCGATAACGTGCACTTGGCttgcttgtattttttttcacttCACTAGTTGTGTTTTTAGAACGTACGTTAAGTCTCAATAATTCACTAGAAAGGATTTGTTTATGTGGAAAGAGTCGACTGACATCTTATTTAATAATTCTTTagatactgaaaaaaaaaagagggaaaaaaaacattgcattgCCAATTATTGACCCACACACGGGAAAATAATGACATTGGGCTCAGATAACGTACGTTTGGCGAGCTTGGTTGTATTTCGGTTTCTACACTGTTGTAGCCTGTGTTTAAAAACACTACTCTTCATTGTATGCATTGCCCTTAATTGGTTCTTTTATTAACATTTTTGCATTTGAATTGACTGCCAAACACAATTGTTATGAAGTATGTGCCCAATTGACTGTGTTCCATTTTTTTGAATGCACCAACCTTAGTTCGACGCTAACGTCCACCACAATGAAAGCTAGTATTTGAATATTTATCAAAGATAGACTAATGTTGTCATGACTGAGGAAGTGGGGTTAAGAATTACATTATCATGTGGTTCCTATTTAAGTCCACATAGGCAAATACTTTTCCCTGCTAATGCATTTAAATTTGTGAATAAATCGTATAAAGCAAGTTGTATCAGTATAGTGTACATTGTGTGCACACGATAATATTGCCGTTTCACAGTGATGTCGCCCTCTGTTGTTGTCTTGTGTTGTATCTTCTCCTTGGTGTTACGGGCATTGAGCGGCGAGTCTGTCCTTTCTTGCTACACTTCTcaagtttgtttgtgttttctaaTGATTCAGATATTTGTGTGACATGCCCGGTGTTAACTGTTGTATCTAGCCTTTGGGGATCAGATAcacttgaataattttgttcattATCAGAATTATTTCTTGAAAAGTTGCCTTTCACATTGTCGTTTGTTTCCCCCTTGCATTTATTCTGCAAAATTGGCAGTGCATTTAATTTATCATTAGGACTCGACTTAGCACTTTTGGGAAACTCATTACTGCAAGTCATATCCAAATCTCCGGTCTGTGGTGAAAgactttgtttgttgttgttgctgacTCCTGATATAGTCGGCTCAGTGTCAGGCTTCACCGCTGCATTTGTTGTCTTCAGTGAACTCGATGAGATATTGTCTTGGTCTTTTCTAAATCCCCCAGTCTTTGGATTCGATGATGTTGTCTGAACTTTGTCGCCTTTTCTATTCTCAAGTTCCGTCTGTAAGGAAATTGTGTTAACAGAAGGAGTAAActagtgacattgttttaaagcAGCTGAGCTAGTaacatttgtttatttgataaaaaaattatatatatttttttttttccaacataactattttttgtcgtaatctttttttttcccaaaacaagCCACAAGTAATTAATatataaaatagttattatcatacCCATCCCTCATCTAAAACCATTTTAGGCAAGCCATAGGATACCAGGGGCAAATTGCATGaaactgtttagcagaaaatagtaCGGTTCAATTTTATCTGCTATAAAGCACAAATTTTGCGGGGCACTAATCTAATCtatttttgttaagcaatactttcctgtgcttagcaagttcttgtgcttacaggctttgtgaaattgagccctggtcccaatttcataaagcctgtaagcacacaaaaaacgCACTAAGCACATACAAGTGTTGCTTAACAGGAACTGGTTACCACCCAAGACTAAATTAATCTTAACTCCTTGTTAAATCCACCAGGTATGTTTTTCCAAAACAATCTAAGAGGATGATATGAAACATAAATTGTTGTAAGTTTTACCCTGCATGTTGGAGAACTGTTGTGTGGTATTAGCTCTGGTAAAGAAGACTCATTCATTTGTGGGAATTCCGGGTCTTTCTTATCCCTTTCACAAGGCTCCagtgatgaatattcatgatcAATATTTGCATATTCTTCTTTAACTCCACATTCTTTATGCGTCTGTTGGGCTCCTTTGAATGTGTCACTCTCCTGTTGCATGCTATTGGGACTTGTGGATGAGTTttcttttgaagtatgagagtTATCAAGATTCTCATCGGCACCAACTGTTTTCTCATCGGCCACAACTGTTTTCTCATGGGTCACAACTGTTTTCTTATTGGCCACAATTGTTTTCTTATGGGCCACAACTGTTTTCTCATCGGCCACAACTGTTTTCTCATCGGCCACAACTGTTTTCTCATCGGCCACAACTGTTTTCTCATCGGCCACAATTGTTTTCTCATGGGCCACATTTGTTTTCTCATTGGCCACAACTGTTTTCTCATCGGCCACAACTGTTTTCTCATCGGCCACAACTGTTTTCTCATCGGCCACAACTGTTTTCTTATTGGCCACAATTGTTTTCTTATGGGCCACAACTGTTTTCTCATCGGCCACAACTGTTTTCTCATCGGCCACAACTGTTTTCTCATCGGCACCAACTGTTTTCTCATCGGCCACAATTGTTTTCTCATGGGCCACATTTGTTTTCTCATTGGCCACAACTGTTTTCTCATTGGCCACAATTGTTTTCTCATTGGCCACAACTGTTTTCTCATTGGCCACAACTGTTTTCTCATCGGCCACAACTGTTTTCTTATTGGCCACAACTGTTTTCTTATTGGCCACAACTGTTTTCTCATCGGTCACCACTGTTTTCTCATGGGTCACAACTGTTTTCTCATTGGCCACAACTGTTGTTCCTTTGGAGTGTACATCGATAACGGTATTCGTACTGGTTCCTGTGGTTTGTTCATCAATAGATACGTCTTCAGAAATTAAAGTATTTAATGAAGAGTACGACTCCGTAATATGATAATCGTTGTACATGTCACTAGTTTTCGTGCTGATGTCTGACATTTTCTGTTTGTGATCTTGTCCGTCTTCAATCACCGACGCCTTCGTGATGCTCGACTGACATTGTGAGTCTTTGATGTCGAGTTCTCCATTCTCAATATCCTTCTGTTTCTGGCTGTTCACATCAGGATGGTTTCCATTATCATTGTTAGTGACAATCAGTTCATCTTCACCGATTAGAGACGTGGAATTGGGTAAAACTGGGCAGATTTTCTGCTCTgcgtttctttttttctcagttGGTTTGACCCGCGGAGGTTTGAGAACGATTCTCAATTTCCATTGATCCCCTCTTACAGATGTTCTAGTTGTTCTATTTCCTTTGCTTGTCTCAACCGCAGTTAATTTATCCTTTTTCTGATCTCTCTCAATACAGTAGTTTTCTTCATAATCCAGCTGATTTACAATAGTTTTTGATGATGACACACATCTGTGTACGCCATTTGTCTTGTTGTCGCATTGTGAAGTTTCACACGTTGTCTTCTTTAATGCGGATGCAGGTTTTACTTTTCGATGGCGCTTCTTCACTGTTGGTATTATTGCAGTCTCATACTTTGAACCCATACAGTCAGATTCACTTTTTGAAGCATTTTTAGTTGTTGTCTTGTGTTTCGACCTGCTTTTCCTTTTACAAGCTTTGTCAGTGTCTGCTTCCTTTGGTGTGCAATTTGCGTAAGACGCTTTCTCGTCAATGCGTTTGTGTTTTTCCCTTTGATGTTTATGAGCCTTTTTCCTTGTCTTACGTTTGAGTTCATTGTCAATCATTTCCATGTTCGGGCCCTTTGTTGATTCTTTATGTCTGTGCTTTTTATGTTTTCGATGTTTTGCTGTATTTAGTGGTGACAATGACCGTCTAGCTTGCTTGTCTCCTCTGCGTTTGCTTTCTGCCTTCTTGAGGAGGTAGTCaccattttgtttcttatcTGATGTTAAGTCTCCCTCTTCCATTGACGTATTTAAGATACTTGGGTTAGCTTGTGGAACATCCTCAACTTTTCTTAAGAACTCTTCAACATCCTCAGCGCAATTCACCAAGTTGGATTTCTTCCAAGGGGGAAATAGATGACAGAGGAGGTTCCACATTTTCGTTTCTGGGATTAAGTCAAGAGAAACCAGATCAAGGGTGTCATCAAACCGAATAATTGGCTCAAGTGTTCTTCGGTATCGTTGACTTGTGTTGTCAGGTTGTTTGCAAGCAAGTGACGTTTTTCGAAGAAGTTTCTGCTGTTCGTACTTTTCTTCTAATTGTCTGATGTTTTCATCTTTGTTTTGGGGGAGTGGGACTTTTTCTGCCTTTGTGTCGGTGAGCGTTTCATGCGTGCCACTTGAACTGCACTTTGGAACACGTCTCACTTGGTGGGCGTTTTTTGCAACTGTGCCATTGCCTGGCATGTTTGGTCTTTTCGGTGAACTAATAGCTTGCGAATTATCAAATCTGTTCCCCAATGACGAAGACCTTAGCTGCTGTTCCTTCCCTTTCCTCCGAATATCAGCGTCAATGATGAAATCAGACAGTAGGTCAGGTAAAGGattttgttgtagtttttggTTCCTCGCCACTTCCTCGTAAAGATCGTCCATGCCTTGTGGGTCGTTTGATAAAAGATGTTGCATGAAGCGGTTCTCAATGAACCGATCAAGGTTCATCATGGTGTAATTAAAATGCTTCATCATTTTACAGAGTGTTGAGTTCCCTGGACGGTCAGAAACCTGTGTCAGTTTGGGTTTTACAGGTGAAAGAACCGGATACAACCTTCTGTTAAGTATTGGCACCAACGCAGTGCCGACAATGTTTCGTTCCAAGTTTGTTGTTCTCTTTGATTTGGGTGTGGTCTCCGTTGAAAACATTCGCTGTTGAGACGCATTGGTCTTCAACTGGTGCCCATCTTGCCTAGAAACTGGAGAAGTGATGGAACCCACTTTTGGACCCTGTCTTCTTTCCAAGTTTGTTGTTGGAACCTTTGATTCGGGTGTGGTCTCTCTTGAAAACAACTTGTGCTGTGACATCTCGGTCTTCAACTGGTGCCCATCTAGCCTAGAAACTGGAGAAGTGATGAAATCTCCTTTCATGTCCTGTCTTCGTTCCAAGTGTGTTGTTGGAACCTTCGATTTGGGTGTGGTCTCTCTTGAAAACAACTTCTGCTGTGACATATCGGTCTTCAACTGGTGCCCATCTTGCCTAGAAACTGGAGAAGTGGTGAAACCCACTGTGTGAGCCTGTAGTACTGATACAGTGGATGGCGATACGATGGTTGTGTTTTGTACCTTTTGGTTCGTTGGGGTAGAGGGGTTCTTTGGGGTGGAGGGTTTTGTGGGGGTCGTAGGGTTGGGGTGTATACCCAAAGGAACAATGTTGTAACTCGGCCATCCATACTGAGCCCTCTCTGCGTTTGTCATTGTATTCCAACGGTGATAAAGAAGCCCCGTGATCTGTTGATCATTTGCTTTGGGAATCATCCCCCTCAGAAACATCGAGTATTTGCTGGAGAAGACGAAAATATAACGAAAGAAAGATTGCTTATTGttttagatttgtttttgtatagtgACTATTTACGATGATCaagttctttttaaaactctAAAACTCAGGGCCAAATATATACTTCAAAGAATTTCTTTGTGTAATgaaaatttgtcaaagaccaatattcgcACTTGCACTGTGAACATTTAGGGCAAgaaaatagaaaaaacacctttgctCCACAAAAGTGTGTTCTTTCATCTGCCTATAACAAAATCGTTTCAGCTGAATTATTTTCATATTTGAGTGTAAAAAAtacctatttaaaaaaaacctatacgttacttcagagggaaccgtttctcacatatccacatctctccattactctttaccagggtcgttttatgctaacaatttttttggggacagtgtccagtgcctttaaattatacAAATGAGTAAGACTAATAATATACGTTTACCTTGCCCACTTGGTGTACGCCTCGACAGCAGAAATTATTGCAGGATTTGTAGATGATTTTACATCTGATGCTTGTTGTTTGACTGCATTACTATGAAGAGGTGTCGTCACTGTCGAGGTTGCGAAATTTGCCTTATCTCCATGGATGATGTTTCTTATGGATGATAGTATTAAGTTCTGTTGAatctgttgctgttgctgtgggGATAGGACGATTATTGTCCTCTTACTTGATGTTGTTGCCGTTTCTTGTTTCCTCATTGGTATTCCAGATGAGGATGACGTGGATGAGGATGACGTGGGTGATGCTATTGGCGTCTTCGTGTGGATGTTGTTAAGACAATCAGTGATTGGCAAAGATTTCTCGATAGTGCATTTTGCCTGTTTGGATGTTGGTGAGAAAGTTGGACAAACCACATCACATTTAGAAGAAACACATGCTGTAGATGAAACACCTGCTTTACAACTCTGTAACGAATCTTGAGAGGTTTGTCTATGTGGCTTTGAAGACACCTCCATTTCAGAAACGGGTGTATTTCCCTGATGAGGTTTCACAACCATTTCTGACCCGCTCATTGGGCGGGGGGAGTTTTTAGCGATTTTTGTACAAGGGGAAGTTCTCGCACATGAGCTTTGCTGGTGGAGCAAAGATGGCGTCTTGTCACAACAATTGAAGTTTATTTCTTTGCTCGAAGTCCCTGGTGTTTCCGAACTGATTATATCAGAGCCCATCTTGGTAGCAGCAATGTTACACACAACTTTGGTCTCACACGAATATGACAACGTATCCTTAACAGCCGAAAAATCAGGAAGGTTTTTGACGGTTTTCATTGTCTCAGTTGTGTTCAAAATGGTCGATGTATTTTGTAGCATATTTTTGTCACTAGCTGCAATTGCTCTGACTGGTGTGACGTTAGCATCCTCACTGGGTTGGTGAATGGTCGCCTGTTTGTAGACATTGCCTGTAGCCCTCTCTGGTTGCGACCCAAGAGGTACATTTAAGGCACATTTATCGGCAGTCCTTGAAGAGGTTACTGCACGGCTACTCATCATACAATGCTGGTCTTTTCTCTTCTCTGCCTGTTGGTGTATTGATGATTTAGCTTGTAGGTAGAGTGTCGAGTTTGCTCCAAGTATCTTTCTTCAAACTTTTTTTGGTGTTAGCAAttggaaaacaaatacattattTTACAAGAAGTGTCAATATAATAGTTCATACTGGAAAATATGCATCAGACATGATGCGATCATATGAATATTTATTACTTCAATTGTTTTTCGAGAAGAATATATGAAGGTTGTTTAATCATTcgtattttaaatttgtt
It encodes:
- the LOC139935776 gene encoding uncharacterized protein yields the protein MMSSRAVTSSRTADKCALNVPLGSQPERATGNVYKQATIHQPSEDANVTPVRAIAASDKNMLQNTSTILNTTETMKTVKNLPDFSAVKDTLSYSCETKVVCNIAATKMGSDIISSETPGTSSKEINFNCCDKTPSLLHQQSSCARTSPCTKIAKNSPRPMSGSEMVVKPHQGNTPVSEMEVSSKPHRQTSQDSLQSCKAGVSSTACVSSKCDVVCPTFSPTSKQAKCTIEKSLPITDCLNNIHTKTPIASPTSSSSTSSSSGIPMRKQETATTSSKRTIIVLSPQQQQQIQQNLILSSIRNIIHGDKANFATSTVTTPLHSNAVKQQASDVKSSTNPAIISAVEAYTKWASKYSMFLRGMIPKANDQQITGLLYHRWNTMTNAERAQYGWPSYNIVPLGIHPNPTTPTKPSTPKNPSTPTNQKVQNTTIVSPSTVSVLQAHTVGFTTSPVSRQDGHQLKTDMSQQKLFSRETTPKSKVPTTHLERRQDMKGDFITSPVSRLDGHQLKTEMSQHKLFSRETTPESKVPTTNLERRQGPKVGSITSPVSRQDGHQLKTNASQQRMFSTETTPKSKRTTNLERNIVGTALVPILNRRLYPVLSPVKPKLTQVSDRPGNSTLCKMMKHFNYTMMNLDRFIENRFMQHLLSNDPQGMDDLYEEVARNQKLQQNPLPDLLSDFIIDADIRRKGKEQQLRSSSLGNRFDNSQAISSPKRPNMPGNGTVAKNAHQVRRVPKCSSSGTHETLTDTKAEKVPLPQNKDENIRQLEEKYEQQKLLRKTSLACKQPDNTSQRYRRTLEPIIRFDDTLDLVSLDLIPETKMWNLLCHLFPPWKKSNLVNCAEDVEEFLRKVEDVPQANPSILNTSMEEGDLTSDKKQNGDYLLKKAESKRRGDKQARRSLSPLNTAKHRKHKKHRHKESTKGPNMEMIDNELKRKTRKKAHKHQREKHKRIDEKASYANCTPKEADTDKACKRKSRSKHKTTTKNASKSESDCMGSKYETAIIPTVKKRHRKVKPASALKKTTCETSQCDNKTNGVHRCVSSSKTIVNQLDYEENYCIERDQKKDKLTAVETSKGNRTTRTSVRGDQWKLRIVLKPPRVKPTEKKRNAEQKICPVLPNSTSLIGEDELIVTNNDNGNHPDVNSQKQKDIENGELDIKDSQCQSSITKASVIEDGQDHKQKMSDISTKTSDMYNDYHITESYSSLNTLISEDVSIDEQTTGTSTNTVIDVHSKGTTVVANEKTVVTHEKTVVTDEKTVVANKKTVVANKKTVVADEKTVVANEKTVVANEKTIVANEKTVVANEKTNVAHEKTIVADEKTVGADEKTVVADEKTVVADEKTVVAHKKTIVANKKTVVADEKTVVADEKTVVADEKTVVANEKTNVAHEKTIVADEKTVVADEKTVVADEKTVVADEKTVVAHKKTIVANKKTVVTHEKTVVADEKTVGADENLDNSHTSKENSSTSPNSMQQESDTFKGAQQTHKECGVKEEYANIDHEYSSLEPCERDKKDPEFPQMNESSLPELIPHNSSPTCRTELENRKGDKVQTTSSNPKTGGFRKDQDNISSSSLKTTNAAVKPDTEPTISGVSNNNKQSLSPQTGDLDMTCSNEFPKSAKSSPNDKLNALPILQNKCKGETNDNVKGNFSRNNSDNEQNYSSVSDPQRLDTTVNTGHVTQISESLENTNKLEKCSKKGQTRRSMPVTPRRRYNTRQQQRATSL